From Bacteroidota bacterium, the proteins below share one genomic window:
- a CDS encoding HDIG domain-containing protein, whose translation MTEEVLNLWPELEWIQDEELKEKTAKIWELALERSVLKPADLNAIPFTLLCGPDLKVTFMDHKRSVVHIARDAGEKINDFYHGELTCDMDVLIAGAILADVGKLLEYVLDENGKAIQGTYGKYLRHPFSGVSLAEEAGVPAEVCHIIATHAGEGNMVKRTTEAYVVHHADFMTFLPFKDRLKI comes from the coding sequence ATGACAGAAGAAGTATTAAACCTTTGGCCAGAGCTTGAATGGATTCAAGATGAGGAACTTAAAGAAAAAACTGCTAAAATCTGGGAATTAGCTTTAGAACGCAGTGTTTTGAAACCAGCAGACTTAAATGCCATTCCTTTTACCTTGCTTTGCGGACCCGATTTGAAAGTAACTTTCATGGATCACAAACGCTCAGTTGTTCATATTGCACGCGATGCAGGTGAGAAAATTAACGATTTCTATCATGGCGAATTGACATGCGATATGGATGTCTTGATTGCCGGAGCTATTCTCGCCGATGTAGGTAAACTTTTAGAATACGTTTTAGACGAGAACGGAAAAGCTATTCAAGGAACCTACGGAAAATATCTCCGACATCCGTTTTCGGGAGTTTCTCTTGCAGAAGAAGCCGGCGTACCCGCAGAAGTTTGTCATATTATTGCAACCCATGCAGGCGAAGGAAATATGGTGAAACGTACAACCGAAGCTTATGTAGTTCATCATGCCGATTTTATGACATTTTTGCCTTTTAAGGATCGATTGAAGATTTAA